The following coding sequences lie in one Takifugu flavidus isolate HTHZ2018 chromosome 4, ASM371156v2, whole genome shotgun sequence genomic window:
- the LOC130524404 gene encoding rho-related GTP-binding protein RhoA-D-like isoform X3 has product MAAIRKKLVIVGDGACGKTCLLIVFSKDQFPEVYVPTVFENYIADIEVDGKQVELALWDTAGQEDYDRLRPLSYPDTDVILMCFSIDSPDSLENIPEKWTPEVKHFCPNVPIILVGNKKDLRNDEHTRRELAKMKQEPVKTEEGRDMSSRINAFGYLECSAKTKDGVRDVFEMATRAALQVRKRKNRNRCTVL; this is encoded by the exons ATGGCTGCCATTCGGAAGAAGCTGGTGATCGTCGGGGACGGCGCATGCGGCAAAACATGTCTACTCATTGTTTTCAGCAAAGACCAGTTTCCTGAAGTCTACGTCCCGACCGTGTTTGAGAACTATATCGCAGACATTGAGGTTGACGGGAAACAG GTGGAGTTGGCACTGTGGGACACCGCAGGACAAGAGGACTATGATCGCTTGAGGCCCCTTTCCTACCCTGACACAGATGTCATCCTCATGTGCTTCTCCATCGACAGCCCTGACAGCTTAG AAAATATTCCTGAGAAGTGGACGCCTGAGGTGAAGCACTTCTGTCCCAATGTTCCCATCATCCTGGTTGGGAACAAGAAGGACCTGAGGAATGATGAGCACACACGCAGAGAGTTGGCTAAGATGAAGCAG GAGCCGGTAAAGACGGAGGAAGGGAGAGACATGTCCAGCCGGATCAACGCTTTTGGATACTTGGAGTGCTCTGCCAAGACCAAGGATGGCGTTCGGGATGTGTTTGAGATGGCCACCAGAGCGGCGCTGCAGGTGCGCAAGCGCAAGAACAGAAACAGGTGCACGGTGCTGTGA
- the LOC130524404 gene encoding rho-related GTP-binding protein RhoA-D-like isoform X2: MFGLLQDILECFTSCPDFLVMAAIRKKLVIVGDGACGKTCLLIVFSKDQFPEVYVPTVFENYIADIEVDGKQVELALWDTAGQEDYDRLRPLSYPDTDVILMCFSIDSPDSLENIPEKWTPEVKHFCPNVPIILVGNKKDLRNDEHTRRELAKMKQEPVKTEEGRDMSSRINAFGYLECSAKTKDGVRDVFEMATRAALQVRKRKNRNRCTVL, encoded by the exons ATGTTTGGTCTGCTTCAGGACATTCTGGAGTGCTTCACCAGCTGTCCTGATTTCCTAG TGATGGCTGCCATTCGGAAGAAGCTGGTGATCGTCGGGGACGGCGCATGCGGCAAAACATGTCTACTCATTGTTTTCAGCAAAGACCAGTTTCCTGAAGTCTACGTCCCGACCGTGTTTGAGAACTATATCGCAGACATTGAGGTTGACGGGAAACAG GTGGAGTTGGCACTGTGGGACACCGCAGGACAAGAGGACTATGATCGCTTGAGGCCCCTTTCCTACCCTGACACAGATGTCATCCTCATGTGCTTCTCCATCGACAGCCCTGACAGCTTAG AAAATATTCCTGAGAAGTGGACGCCTGAGGTGAAGCACTTCTGTCCCAATGTTCCCATCATCCTGGTTGGGAACAAGAAGGACCTGAGGAATGATGAGCACACACGCAGAGAGTTGGCTAAGATGAAGCAG GAGCCGGTAAAGACGGAGGAAGGGAGAGACATGTCCAGCCGGATCAACGCTTTTGGATACTTGGAGTGCTCTGCCAAGACCAAGGATGGCGTTCGGGATGTGTTTGAGATGGCCACCAGAGCGGCGCTGCAGGTGCGCAAGCGCAAGAACAGAAACAGGTGCACGGTGCTGTGA
- the mov10a gene encoding putative helicase mov-10-B.1: protein MHVRFAKCITPLPVGVFGRKETKPSFAEVPLESGELQSGFLFRINMTLKDCLESGLDFIEFLGDKTTVTNRKELREIYNNEFRGRTGIRDPNFSSVIYALRKFNKAYVKKEDIFINVKPQVRVYCDQWRRPRAPQQEAPPTASGPTATMNAVLTPKKKMATEVIKNLKQNRKTMTADKGNIEITSDPESVDGKVLFTVERLKEVFIVRFHITNKGPGFVYFTYYTALHKIRCFTLEDDRRLTRVSPLLLCPKESYEVRVRYILNHHGYFPATMYFEFCPDQKGATPFCIVREMEAVARTPLGVELGPVSPYKALRIQAKKPLSTVIVEGEPPEKNIVHPLKMLVKLGSYSYGPYLKELAKCSLEDSEHLSSAARQSLLSVRGLLQSALQMKTYSSRFHLLLHLEEIQMEVDIRKYDLYNQTMTLDQSNKKLLTLKVPGVAENRPSVLRGDCIKVSMSDDKHEPITVYTGYVHRVELDSVKLGFAKRLLQGFLCNMKFDVEFTLSRLPLRLQHRAVDLASKHQLEEVLFPSGAATDTVPLPELRMFNRKMENNPQQSAAVQHIIAGSSKPAPYLVFGPPGTGKTITLVEAMHQINKSNPTAHILACASSNSACDLLCERLIVHMDPHQLYRMYASSRDPKSIPRSLLKCCNWDERQDCFVFPDKESLMKYAVVVTTLITAGRLVSGGIPVGHFTHVFVDEAGQAVEPECIIAVAGLFSPKEGQMVLAGDPKQLGPILRSPLAIQYGLGVPLLERLMRDNALYQQNPDSGHFDNRYVTKLLRNYRSHAAILRIPNELFYENELQVFANQWDREAYCNWEYLPRKGFPLIFHGVMGKDEREANSPSFFNVTEIEALVDYLIKLLETQGKQGLPKLNATDIGIITPYRKQVEKIRKALKSAPGLKRWGDLMELKVGSVEEFQGQERRIIMISTVRSSADYVKMDKDFSIGFLSNEKRFNVAVTRARSLLIVVGNPVILRKDPTWAKFISYCVNERGYDGFDFTDAEGEDEVTARLANLKICSDGDSPEIENTHQQCEDPEWKNEH from the exons ATGCACGTTCGTTTTGCAAAATGCATAACGCCCCTTCCTGTCGGCGTGTTCGGACGTAAGGAAACGAAACCAAGCTTTGCAGAAGTTCCCCTTGAGTCAGGCGAGCTTCAATCCGGGTTCCTATTCCGCATCAATATGACGCTCAAAGATTGTCTTGAGTCTGGACTTGACTTCATTGAGTTCCTTGGGGACAAAACAACTGTCACCAACAGAAAAGAACTCCGTGAAATCTACAACAACGAATTCAGGGGCAG AACTGGAATACGCGACCCCAACTTCTCCAGCGTCATCTACGCGCTTCGGAAATTCAACAAAGCTTACGTTAAAAAGGAGGATATCTTCATAAATGTCAAACCTCAG GTTCGCGTTTATTGTGATCAGTGGAGGAGGCCCCGGGCCCCTCAACAGGAGGCACCTCCAACTGCATCCGGCCCCACAGCCACCATGAATGCTGTACTCAccccaaagaaaaaaatggcaaCAGAAGTCATcaaaaatttaaaacaaaacag GAAAACAATGACAGCTGACAAGGGGAACATTGAGATCACCTCAGACCCTGAGTCTGTCGATGGAAAGGTCCTCTTCACCGTGGAGCGTCTGAAAGAGGTTTTTATTGTCCGCTTCCACATTACTAATAAGGGTCCCGGCTTTGTGTACTTCACCTACTACACTGCCCTGCACAAGATCCGCTGTTTCACTTTGGAGGATGATCGCAGACTGACCagagtctctcctctgctgctctgtccca AAGAGAGCTATGAAGTGAGGGTTCGGTACATACTGAATCACCATGGGTACTTCCCCGCCACCATGTACTTTGAGTTCTGCCCAGACCAGAAAGGAGCGACTCCTTTTTGCATCGTACGGGAGATGGAGGCGGTGGCCAGGACCCCACTGGGGGTGGAGCTTGGACCAGTGTCTCCTTACAAGGCCCTTAGGATACAGGCAAAAAAACCTCTCAGCACTGTGATAGTGGAGGGAGAACCCCCTGAAAA AAATATTGTCCACCCTCTAAAAATGCTGGTTAAACTAGGATCATACAGTTATGGTCCCTATCTGAAAGAACTGGCCAAATGCAGCCTGGAGGACTCGGAGCACCTCTCTTCAGCAGCAAGGCAGAGCCTGCTGTCAGTGAG GGGCCTCCTCCAGTCTGCCTTACAGATGAAGACATACTCCAGTCGATTTCATCTCCTGCTACACCTGGAGGAGATACAGATGGAGGTGGACATCAGGAAGTATGACCTGTACAATCAAACCATGACGCTGgaccaaagcaacaaaaaactGCTGACCCTCAAA GTTCCAGGCGTTGCAGAGAACCGTCCTTCAGTGCTACGTGGTGATTGCATTAAGGTGTCCATGTCAGATGACAAGCATGAACCAATCACGGTGTACACAGGATATGTTCACAGGGTGGAACTGGACAGCGTGAAGCTGGGCTTTGCGAAGAG gctgctgcagggttTTCTCTGCAATATGAAGTTCGATGTGGAGTTCACTCTCAGCCGTTTACCCCTGAGGCTACAGCATCGTGCCGTGGACCTGGCATCAAAACACCAGCTGGAAGAGGTGCTGTTCCCATCTGGTGCGGCAACAGATACCGTCCCCCTGCCTGAACTCAG AATGTTTAACCGTAAGATGGAAAACAACCCGCAGCAATCTGCAGCGGTCCAGCATATCATCGCCGGATCTTCAAAGCCCGCTCCTTATCTGGTGTTTGGACCCCCCGGAACTGGAAAGACAATCACGCTAGTTGAAGCGATGCATCAG ATAAACAAGTCAAACCCGACGGCTCACATCCTCGCCTGCGCATCCTCAAACAGCGCATGTGACCTTCTCTGTGAGAGGCTGATAGTGCACATGGATCCACATCAGCTTTATCGCATGTATGCCAGCAGCCGAGACCCCAAAAGCATTCCCAGGAGCCTGCTG AAGTGTTGCAACTGGGACGAGAGACAAGACTGTTTCGTGTTTCCCGATAAAGAAAGTCTGATGAAATACGCAGTTGTGGTTACAACTTTGATCACAGCAGGCAG GCTGGTTTCTGGAGGAATCCCTGTCGGCCATTTTACCCACGTCTTTGTGGACGAAGCGGGCCAGGCGGTGGAGCCAGAGTGCATCATTGCTGTTGCAG GTCTTTTCAGTCCAAAGGAGGGCCAGATGGTGCTGGCAGGAGATCCAAAGCAGCTGGGACCCATCCTCAGATCACCTCTTGCAATTCAGTATGGACTTG GTGTTCCTCTACTTGAGCGATTGATGAGGGACAACGCTTTATACCAGCAGAACCCCGACAGTGGACACTTTGATAACCGCTATGTCACCAAACTGCTGCGAAACTACAG GTCACATGCTGCTATTCTGAGAATTCCCAATGAGCTGTTCTATgaaaatgagctgcaggtgtttgctaACCAGTGGGATCGTGAGGCCTACTGCAACTGGGAATATCTACCTCGGAAG GGTTTCCCTCTGATCTTCCACGGGGTGATGGGGAAAGACGAGAGAGAGGCCAACAGTCCTTCTTTCTTTAACGTAACCGAGATTGAAGCTCTGGTCGACTACCTCATCAAGTTGCTGGAGACACAAGGGAAGCAGGGCCTCCCCAAACTGAACGCCACCGACATCGGCATCATCACTCCCTACAGGAAACAA GTGGAGAAAATTCGCAAAGCCCTAAAGTCTGCCCCTGGCCTAAAGCGATGGGGTGACCTCATGGAGCTCAAG GTGGGGTCGGTGGAGGAGTTTCAGGGACAGGAAAGAAGGATCATCATGATCTCCACCGTCCGCAGCAGCGCCGACTACGTGAAGATGGACAAAGACTTCAGCATTGGATTCCTCTCGAATGAAAAG AGATTCAACGTGGCCGTGACCAGGGCGCGGTCCCTGCTGATCGTTGTGGGAAACCCCGTTATCCTCAGGAAGGACCCCACTTGGGCAAA GTTCATCAGCTACTGCGTGAACGAGAGAGGCTACGATGGATTTGACTTCACAGACGCAGAGGGAGAAGACGAGGTCACGGCAAGGCTGGCAAACCTGAAAATCTGCTCGGACGGAGACA GTCCTGAAATAGAGAACACCCACCAGCAATGTGAGGACCCCGAATGGAAAAATGAGCATTAA
- the LOC130524404 gene encoding rho-related GTP-binding protein RhoA-D-like isoform X1 produces MFGLLQDILECFTSCPDFLAVMAAIRKKLVIVGDGACGKTCLLIVFSKDQFPEVYVPTVFENYIADIEVDGKQVELALWDTAGQEDYDRLRPLSYPDTDVILMCFSIDSPDSLENIPEKWTPEVKHFCPNVPIILVGNKKDLRNDEHTRRELAKMKQEPVKTEEGRDMSSRINAFGYLECSAKTKDGVRDVFEMATRAALQVRKRKNRNRCTVL; encoded by the exons ATGTTTGGTCTGCTTCAGGACATTCTGGAGTGCTTCACCAGCTGTCCTGATTTCCTAG CAGTGATGGCTGCCATTCGGAAGAAGCTGGTGATCGTCGGGGACGGCGCATGCGGCAAAACATGTCTACTCATTGTTTTCAGCAAAGACCAGTTTCCTGAAGTCTACGTCCCGACCGTGTTTGAGAACTATATCGCAGACATTGAGGTTGACGGGAAACAG GTGGAGTTGGCACTGTGGGACACCGCAGGACAAGAGGACTATGATCGCTTGAGGCCCCTTTCCTACCCTGACACAGATGTCATCCTCATGTGCTTCTCCATCGACAGCCCTGACAGCTTAG AAAATATTCCTGAGAAGTGGACGCCTGAGGTGAAGCACTTCTGTCCCAATGTTCCCATCATCCTGGTTGGGAACAAGAAGGACCTGAGGAATGATGAGCACACACGCAGAGAGTTGGCTAAGATGAAGCAG GAGCCGGTAAAGACGGAGGAAGGGAGAGACATGTCCAGCCGGATCAACGCTTTTGGATACTTGGAGTGCTCTGCCAAGACCAAGGATGGCGTTCGGGATGTGTTTGAGATGGCCACCAGAGCGGCGCTGCAGGTGCGCAAGCGCAAGAACAGAAACAGGTGCACGGTGCTGTGA